Genomic segment of Populus trichocarpa isolate Nisqually-1 chromosome 12, P.trichocarpa_v4.1, whole genome shotgun sequence:
tttttatatatatatatatataaagggtggatgatatattaattatttattttgaaaaaaaaagagaagatattgCATGTTGTTTGTcgcataaaaattaataatgttatcAGTGTAGCTCTCACCTGCAACCTTCAACTAAACCAATGTGCTGACCAATTCAACTAcgaaacaaatatattattaattgtttaattaataatatatatcattttgtttttttttaataattttgttgttgttttttcccCGGAAAGAATGTAACGAAATGGTGGGGATATTCCCAATCTATAATTTGTTAATATCACTCCTCATTTATTATAAGTCTTTTTAATACTCTATATTATCCTTTATCTCCTCAATTGGAGttttctattttgataaaatcaaatttaattattgaaataatataacttGAAATTGCTAGAAAACAAACTCtccttttttaattcaaaccttATATTTCAATGCCAGATAggtatgatattttaatataagatctgtaatgaatttaaaaaattaaatcgataataaaatctcaagattttagaaatcatatttaaaacatataaagttaatataaatatgtatgttaaataataaaaatataaaaccttatcaattttcaatttattattatttaaaaaaaagtagaaatagAGGATGTaataaggaattaaaaaaatatttgaaaaaaacaaatgctttAATTGAACTTCTAGCAAAGATAGTATTATTAGGCTTGTCTTTATTGGGCTTCTAGCAAAGATAGTATTATtcctaatttttattataattacattacattaaaaaaaaaaatgtgcttCATTGTTTCTTCTCACTCACTCACATTTTTGATCCCTATAACTTATAAGTTTTACATAATTGGTCcctataattttcaatatttataaattctatttttatttatgttattggtcagaaacattttatacataattaaatactataaaataacaCTTGGTATCACTTGAGGCACAACCTTTATAGAAATAATACTACAATATATAACTGTACTTATGATTACTTATAGTTCTATACTTACAAAATCTGAAAGGAAACAGCTTACAGAACGAACTTTGAAGATACTgactgcattgtttattttcttcttgcacCATTTCTACTAGCATTCTTCTTTGTTCTGCTTGCATTAAGACTCCATTGATCTTCAACCATTTTCAGAAACCATGCAGGTCTTCTTGTTTTCAACACAACATATCCCATTATGACCCCAAACATAAACCCACATCCATACCCAATTGCCACAGCTTTCCATCCAAACCCATCTTCAAGCAATGTTGAATCATTGATGGTGGTAATGGTGGTGCCTCGCCATTGCTACATTCTTCTGGCATTGGAAATCCACACAAACCAGAGTTTCCTTCGAATGAGCGATGATCAAACGTGTTGAACTGCTTTCCTTTGTGTATGGGTCCTTCAAGCCGGTTATGTGAAAGGTCTAAGACTTGGAGAAATGTTAGATCTACCAACTGTATAGGAATCCTTCCAGTAAACAAATTTGAAGATAGATCTAATGATTCTAGATTGGTCAAAATTCCCAATGATGATTGGATATGACCAGTAAAGTAATTGTGAGAGAGGTTAAGTTGTTGGAGTCCTTTAAGCTTTCCGATCAATTTTGGAATCTCACCAGTGAAACTATTACTTGACAAATCAAGTACTCTGAGGATACTTTGAATTTTTACAAACTCAAATTCCAATCCTTTCCACGTCATTTCTACGGAATAGGCATAAATATCGGCAAAACCATAGTAATTGTTTGATGTCatgtaaatcatattttgatgcGAGGTCATCATTGCTTCAAGACTATTGAAAAACCCTGTTGGTAATGGTCCACTCAAATTATTGCTGGAGATGTAAAAAATCTGTAATTTAGAGAATGAATTATAAGTAGTCGGATCCTTCACAAAACCCTGGAGTTTATTGGATTTTAGAACAAGAACCTGCAACTTTGGAAGCCTTTCTAGGAAATGGGGGAATGTATCCTTAATCTTATTGTTGCCAAGATCAAGAACTTCCAACATTGTGCAATTGATGATAGATGATGGTATTTCCCCTTCCAATTCGTTGTCATTGAGGCTGAGATATCCCAAGCTATTCCCCTCTGAGAATGCTAAAGAGATAGTGCCTTGAAGATTGTTCATGCCTAGATGCAAAATTGAGAGAGTGTTGCTGAAGTTGCTCAAACATTGTGGAATAGAACCACTCAGACTGTTGTTGGACAGGTCAAGGATTTCAAGGTATTTCAGCTTGCATATAGAATAAGAAATCTCACCTGTCAGTTTATTGTTGGACGCAAGAATAAGGACTTCCAAATActcttgtttgaaaattgagcttGGGACTGGACCATGGAAGTGATTATTGCTCAGATCAAGGTATTCCAACGAATTATGTTGGAATTCACTTATATGGCCTATGAAATGATTGTTATGAAGGTCCAAATAACCTAAAGAAGGAAGAGCAAACAAAAAGGATGGTATTGTCCCATTGAATAAGtt
This window contains:
- the LOC112323646 gene encoding receptor-like protein Cf-9 homolog, with product MSLVAPNSLTNLSSSLTLLSLVGCGLQGEFPRNIFLLPNLDSLILADNEGLTGSFPSSNVSNVLWQLVLSDTRISVHLENDFISKLKSLEYMWLRNCDIRRTNVALLGYLDLHNNHFIGHISEFQHNSLEYLDLSNNHFHGPVPSSIFKQEYLEVLILASNNKLTGEISYSICKLKYLEILDLSNNSLSGSIPQCLSNFSNTLSILHLGMNNLQGTISLAFSEGNSLGYLSLNDNELEGEIPSSIINCTMLEVLDLGNNKIKDTFPHFLERLPKLQVLVLKSNKLQGFVKDPTTYNSFSKLQIFYISSNNLSGPLPTGFFNSLEAMMTSHQNMIYMTSNNYYGFADIYAYSVEMTWKGLEFEFVKIQSILRVLDLSSNSFTGEIPKLIGKLKGLQQLNLSHNYFTGHIQSSLGILTNLESLDLSSNLFTGRIPIQLVDLTFLQVLDLSHNRLEGPIHKGKQFNTFDHRSFEGNSGLCGFPMPEECSNGEAPPLPPSMIQHCLKMGLDGKLWQLGMDVGLCLGS